A genomic stretch from Sphingomonas sp. HDW15A includes:
- the moaB gene encoding molybdenum cofactor biosynthesis protein B, whose amino-acid sequence MEFLNGRYRQKLGLLPLRIAVLTVSDTRTPETDTSGGLLAERLQSAGHELAAQAIVRDDVDIIRNQVRDWVSNESIDLIISTGGTGFAPRDVTPEAIKPMFRREMDGFSIVFHKASLGTVGVSTLQSRAFAGQIDDTFVFCLPGSTGACRDGWDLVLALELDSRYRPCSLAGQIPRLRHLCA is encoded by the coding sequence ATGGAGTTCCTGAATGGCCGGTATCGACAAAAACTTGGCCTTCTACCCCTTCGGATAGCGGTACTGACCGTATCAGATACTCGGACACCCGAAACGGACACGTCTGGTGGATTGCTGGCGGAACGCCTCCAGTCCGCGGGCCATGAGCTGGCAGCGCAAGCGATCGTGCGAGACGACGTCGACATAATCAGGAACCAGGTCCGAGACTGGGTAAGCAACGAAAGCATAGACCTGATCATTTCAACGGGTGGCACCGGTTTTGCACCGCGAGACGTGACCCCTGAGGCGATCAAGCCCATGTTTCGCCGGGAAATGGACGGCTTTTCGATCGTGTTTCACAAGGCAAGTCTTGGTACCGTTGGCGTTTCGACGCTCCAGTCGCGCGCATTCGCCGGACAGATTGACGATACCTTCGTCTTTTGCCTGCCTGGTTCGACCGGCGCATGCCGGGACGGCTGGGATCTCGTCCTCGCGCTGGAGCTGGACAGCCGATATCGCCCCTGCTCTCTTGCCGGGCAGATCCCGCGATTAAGGCATCTGTGCGCATGA
- the narJ gene encoding nitrate reductase molybdenum cofactor assembly chaperone codes for MRLTLRALSALLGYPSDDLKEHAGELRTVISDERALPRREQDRLAALLDALETEDLLDLQSAYSELFDRSRSLSLHLFEHVHGDNRERGQAMIDLGQQYLSNGFFLEANELPDFVPVFLEYASCLTDSEARETLAQPAHVFAALAERLDKRETPYAAIFHGLVSLAGVNLDEDAKASIDQNTPAEDPQDIDQEWEEAPVSFNSSAAHEMGGPTGVVAKIRASNRATSQGGRA; via the coding sequence ATGAGGCTGACTCTCAGAGCGCTATCCGCGCTCCTTGGATATCCTTCTGATGACTTGAAGGAGCATGCCGGGGAGTTGCGTACGGTTATTTCGGATGAGCGTGCGTTGCCACGCCGGGAACAAGATAGGTTGGCGGCGCTCCTGGACGCACTGGAAACTGAGGATCTCCTCGACCTCCAGTCGGCATACAGTGAGTTGTTCGATCGCTCCCGGTCGCTGTCCCTCCATCTCTTTGAACATGTGCATGGCGATAACCGGGAGCGTGGCCAGGCGATGATCGACCTTGGGCAGCAATATCTGTCCAACGGGTTCTTTCTCGAGGCCAACGAACTACCGGACTTCGTGCCCGTCTTCCTGGAATATGCGTCCTGCCTTACCGACAGCGAGGCGCGCGAAACCCTGGCGCAGCCGGCACACGTTTTCGCAGCTCTCGCCGAGAGGCTGGATAAGCGGGAAACTCCTTACGCGGCCATATTTCACGGTCTCGTCTCGCTTGCGGGGGTCAATCTCGACGAAGATGCCAAGGCATCGATCGATCAGAATACGCCGGCTGAAGATCCGCAGGACATCGATCAGGAATGGGAGGAGGCGCCCGTGTCGTTCAACAGCTCCGCAGCGCATGAAATGGGCGGGCCAACAGGCGTCGTCGCCAAGATCAGGGCTTCCAACCGTGCGACAAGCCAGGGAGGCCGGGCATGA
- a CDS encoding ABC transporter ATP-binding protein → MTSSTTADPIAIRAKNVTLTLGTKTAPVEILRGVDVEVRHGESVAILGASGSGKSSLMAVLSGLERATGGSVNINGVEFSNLGEDELAKARRGRIGIVLQAFHLLPTMTAVENVAVPLELAGREDAFERAAQELTAVGLGHRLNHYPAQLSGGEQQRVAIARAVAPNPAILFADEPTGNLDAATGAAIIDLLFERQKAAGATLVIITHDPALADRCDRILSMTDGKLGELVS, encoded by the coding sequence ATGACATCGTCGACGACGGCCGATCCTATCGCGATCCGCGCCAAGAATGTCACCCTTACTCTCGGAACGAAAACGGCCCCGGTCGAAATCCTGCGAGGAGTCGACGTCGAGGTCCGCCACGGCGAGAGCGTGGCGATCCTCGGCGCGTCTGGCTCGGGCAAGTCCTCCCTGATGGCGGTCTTGTCCGGCCTGGAAAGAGCGACGGGTGGGAGCGTCAACATCAACGGCGTGGAATTCTCGAATCTTGGCGAAGATGAATTGGCGAAGGCCAGGCGCGGCAGAATCGGAATCGTGCTCCAGGCCTTTCATCTCCTGCCGACCATGACCGCGGTCGAGAATGTCGCCGTACCTCTCGAGCTCGCTGGCCGCGAAGATGCTTTCGAGCGTGCCGCTCAAGAACTCACGGCTGTTGGTCTGGGGCACCGTCTCAACCATTATCCGGCGCAGCTGTCCGGGGGCGAGCAGCAACGCGTTGCGATCGCGCGCGCAGTCGCACCAAACCCGGCCATCCTCTTTGCCGACGAGCCCACGGGGAATCTCGATGCGGCGACCGGTGCGGCGATCATCGACCTGCTCTTCGAGCGTCAGAAGGCCGCGGGTGCGACACTGGTCATCATCACGCACGACCCTGCCCTTGCAGACCGCTGCGACCGGATCCTGTCGATGACCGATGGCAAGCTGGGCGAGCTGGTTTCGTGA
- the moaC gene encoding cyclic pyranopterin monophosphate synthase MoaC, translated as MTNLTHLDETGRARMVDVSDKEVTARIAKATGQLRTSSTTLQRVREGNTPKGAVIQTAELAGVIAAKKTADLIPLCHPIALTQVQVKIEIDDQLPGFKVESEVRTVGQTGVEMEALTAVSVACLTLFDMLKAIDRMMVVDNVRVAEKSGGRSGDWKAE; from the coding sequence ATGACTAACCTGACCCATCTTGATGAGACTGGCCGGGCACGGATGGTCGACGTCTCCGATAAGGAAGTCACTGCCCGGATCGCGAAGGCAACAGGCCAGCTTCGGACCAGTTCGACCACCCTGCAAAGAGTTCGCGAGGGAAACACGCCAAAAGGCGCCGTAATTCAAACAGCAGAACTCGCCGGCGTAATTGCCGCAAAGAAAACGGCTGACCTCATTCCCCTCTGCCACCCCATCGCGCTTACCCAGGTGCAGGTAAAAATTGAGATCGACGACCAACTGCCGGGGTTCAAGGTGGAAAGCGAGGTTCGTACCGTCGGGCAAACAGGGGTCGAGATGGAAGCCCTTACAGCCGTTTCCGTCGCCTGCCTCACGTTGTTCGACATGCTGAAGGCCATCGATCGCATGATGGTAGTCGATAATGTACGCGTCGCGGAAAAATCCGGCGGAAGGTCCGGCGACTGGAAGGCCGAATGA
- a CDS encoding peptidylprolyl isomerase: MSVNGVEITPEAIAQEIQYHPAPDAETAWTEAARALAVKELLLQEARRLGIEGTPEQDEGGRAEENEDAVVRTLLEEVIKPALPDETECRRFYEANVARFRTPDLFDAAHILIEPEADDEAGWEAARRQAEKIIHEVGDNQNAFAAAARSMSGCASAQQDGSLGQIRRGELVGSIQEGLEALEDGQTGREPVRSRFGWHVLRLHRRLPGRTLPFEHVRDKIADTLEARSWSVESARYVAGLAANGKVEGVLIDQASS, translated from the coding sequence GTGAGCGTCAACGGGGTCGAGATTACTCCGGAGGCAATCGCGCAGGAGATCCAATATCATCCTGCTCCCGACGCGGAGACAGCGTGGACGGAAGCCGCGCGTGCGCTTGCTGTGAAAGAATTGCTTCTGCAGGAGGCCAGGCGCCTTGGGATTGAAGGCACGCCAGAGCAGGACGAAGGCGGGCGGGCAGAAGAAAACGAGGACGCGGTCGTGCGAACTCTGCTCGAGGAAGTCATCAAGCCGGCATTGCCGGATGAAACGGAATGTCGCCGGTTTTACGAGGCGAACGTTGCTCGCTTTCGGACCCCGGACCTGTTCGACGCTGCTCATATCCTCATCGAACCCGAAGCCGATGATGAAGCAGGATGGGAAGCCGCGAGGCGCCAGGCAGAAAAAATTATCCATGAAGTCGGCGATAATCAGAATGCCTTTGCCGCTGCTGCACGGTCCATGTCGGGCTGCGCTTCCGCGCAGCAAGACGGGTCCTTGGGGCAGATCCGACGCGGCGAACTGGTGGGATCGATTCAAGAAGGCCTTGAGGCGCTTGAAGATGGCCAAACGGGCCGGGAGCCCGTGCGATCTCGTTTCGGGTGGCACGTCCTGCGTCTCCACCGCCGACTGCCAGGACGGACTCTTCCATTTGAACACGTGCGCGACAAGATCGCGGACACGCTTGAAGCGAGGAGCTGGTCAGTGGAGTCTGCCCGCTACGTCGCGGGGCTCGCTGCGAACGGAAAGGTCGAAGGTGTTCTTATCGACCAAGCTTCCAGCTAA
- a CDS encoding molybdopterin molybdotransferase MoeA: MISFDEAVMLVREIAKPVGEERLPIAAAHRRILAHPVLARVNSPPSDVSAMDGYAVRDDDLSSLPARLRIAGKSFAGAGFSGSLPPDCAVRIFTGAPVPPGADRVVIQEVVRIEDDYAVIDVHPGPSTHIRSRGSDFEKGTRLLEPGTCLGYRQLVAAAGADLKELTAFRRPLIVILGTGDELVEPGTAAETPGSIPESVSFGVAALVEDWGGTTVERIRLPDDLNSMKRVAREVLQRADLVVVTGGASVGEKDFAKAMFEEESLELLFTKVAIKPGKPVWLGKARETPIMGLPGNPTSALVTARLLLAPLVAGLAGSDPSRGLHWRSATLRGSLAACGNRETFVRARDVVIGAEPLSNQDSSAQRMLVEASLLIRRRAGEPELNEGDTVEVIDF; the protein is encoded by the coding sequence ATGATCAGCTTCGACGAAGCTGTAATGCTCGTGCGCGAAATCGCGAAACCAGTCGGTGAGGAGAGACTCCCGATCGCTGCTGCCCACCGCCGGATCCTGGCTCATCCTGTGCTTGCCCGGGTAAACTCTCCGCCGTCTGACGTATCGGCCATGGATGGATATGCCGTTCGTGACGACGATCTTTCGAGTTTACCTGCCCGACTTCGGATCGCGGGCAAATCATTTGCGGGGGCAGGCTTCAGCGGGTCACTTCCGCCCGATTGCGCAGTCCGGATTTTCACTGGCGCCCCTGTCCCACCCGGCGCCGACCGCGTGGTTATCCAGGAAGTGGTTCGCATTGAGGACGATTACGCCGTAATCGACGTTCACCCTGGTCCCTCGACGCATATCCGAAGCCGCGGCTCGGACTTCGAGAAGGGAACTCGGCTCCTCGAGCCCGGAACATGTCTTGGCTATCGCCAACTTGTCGCTGCTGCCGGCGCCGACCTCAAGGAACTGACCGCGTTCCGCCGACCTTTGATCGTCATTCTGGGGACCGGCGACGAACTTGTAGAGCCCGGAACAGCGGCGGAAACTCCGGGGTCCATCCCGGAGAGCGTTTCATTCGGTGTAGCCGCGCTGGTCGAGGATTGGGGCGGTACGACTGTCGAACGCATCAGGCTCCCGGACGATCTGAATTCCATGAAGCGGGTAGCCAGGGAGGTCCTCCAAAGAGCCGATCTCGTGGTGGTGACGGGCGGCGCATCAGTTGGAGAAAAGGATTTCGCCAAGGCGATGTTCGAAGAAGAGTCGCTCGAGCTCCTGTTCACCAAGGTGGCGATAAAGCCGGGCAAGCCAGTTTGGCTCGGCAAGGCGCGCGAGACTCCCATCATGGGCCTGCCCGGAAATCCGACGTCCGCCCTGGTAACCGCCCGCCTCTTACTGGCTCCGCTCGTTGCCGGGCTCGCGGGATCTGACCCCTCGAGAGGTCTCCACTGGCGGTCCGCTACGCTCCGCGGTTCCCTCGCAGCCTGCGGAAACCGGGAAACCTTCGTACGAGCGCGAGATGTCGTCATTGGCGCGGAGCCTCTCTCGAACCAGGATTCGAGCGCTCAGCGGATGCTTGTTGAAGCTTCCTTACTGATCCGACGACGGGCCGGCGAACCAGAATTGAACGAAGGTGACACGGTGGAGGTGATCGATTTCTAG
- the narI gene encoding respiratory nitrate reductase subunit gamma yields the protein MNAFINQLAFGWYPYLAVTVLVVGSIFRFDAHQFGWRSQSSQFLRRRQMVLGSNLFHMGILVLLMGHFIGLLTPINVFDALGVSHSFKQTTALVVGGIAGLAAYVGCTLLLHRRLFDARIRKSSSLGDILVLVLLWLQLTLGLLTTWWTLEHLDGSEMVKFMNWANGILTLDPAAPDRLKDVALVYKLHIILGLTLFLITPFTRLVHIWSAPIWFLIRPGYQIVRSRRLGRKGSPTRGPAGVAPSYGGDTVMRTALDEGRAT from the coding sequence ATGAACGCTTTCATCAATCAATTGGCGTTCGGATGGTATCCATACCTCGCCGTGACGGTCCTTGTGGTGGGGAGCATCTTCAGGTTCGACGCACATCAATTCGGATGGCGGTCGCAATCCAGCCAATTCCTCAGAAGGCGCCAGATGGTCCTTGGTTCGAACCTGTTCCACATGGGCATACTCGTATTGCTCATGGGGCATTTCATCGGCCTTCTGACTCCAATCAACGTGTTCGACGCGTTGGGAGTGAGCCATTCATTCAAGCAAACGACCGCGCTGGTGGTCGGCGGCATCGCCGGGCTCGCAGCATACGTGGGTTGCACGCTGCTCCTCCATCGTCGGCTGTTTGACGCCCGAATCCGCAAGAGTTCCTCTTTGGGCGATATTCTCGTCCTCGTGCTTCTCTGGCTCCAGCTCACTTTGGGGCTGCTTACGACGTGGTGGACGCTCGAACACCTCGATGGCAGCGAAATGGTAAAGTTCATGAACTGGGCGAACGGCATTCTGACCCTGGATCCCGCTGCTCCAGATCGGCTGAAAGACGTGGCCCTGGTGTACAAGCTGCACATCATCCTGGGGCTGACGCTGTTCCTGATTACGCCCTTCACGAGGCTGGTTCACATTTGGAGCGCGCCAATATGGTTCCTGATCCGGCCTGGCTACCAGATCGTGAGGTCGCGACGGCTCGGTCGTAAAGGGTCGCCCACCCGCGGGCCAGCAGGCGTTGCGCCGAGCTATGGCGGCGACACCGTGATGCGCACCGCCCTCGACGAAGGTCGCGCAACGTGA
- a CDS encoding molybdenum cofactor biosynthesis protein MoaE, producing MRCETCLAADDLDPIAEFATFQSGLTTEGAAVTFVGIARPTSVSGAKVTGMFLDHHPRLTLASLNSIAEDAGKRFGTSAIRIVHRCGLVRPNEAIVFVATASPHRRASFEAAEYAMDRLKTDAYFWKREDTVDGSTWIEPTIIDRADRSRWSS from the coding sequence ATGCGGTGTGAAACCTGCCTTGCAGCCGACGATCTTGATCCAATCGCCGAATTCGCAACTTTCCAGTCCGGCCTTACAACAGAGGGAGCCGCGGTCACCTTTGTCGGGATCGCACGTCCCACTTCCGTCAGTGGAGCGAAGGTGACCGGCATGTTTCTCGATCATCATCCGCGGCTGACCCTGGCATCCCTAAACAGCATCGCTGAGGACGCCGGAAAGCGTTTTGGCACGAGCGCCATTCGCATTGTCCATCGATGCGGCCTCGTCAGGCCCAACGAGGCAATCGTCTTTGTGGCTACCGCGTCTCCGCATCGGCGCGCCTCGTTCGAGGCGGCAGAATATGCCATGGATCGGCTAAAGACCGACGCGTATTTCTGGAAGCGGGAAGACACGGTTGACGGTTCAACTTGGATTGAACCAACGATCATAGACCGAGCAGACCGCTCACGATGGAGTTCCTGA
- a CDS encoding alginate export family protein, with translation MALDLTKAVLGALLLSWSGVGAAQAANSEKLKIKPLLESRLRFENVDQPSADADALTLRIRAGAEAMIGNLSFLAEAEGTAALVNNYNAFPFALPGERQWRPEHSVVADPQNIELNRLQLQYKAGKGTVTLGRQRINLDDQRWVGSVGWRQNEQTFDALRGELKSGPSSLDLTYAIKQRTIFGSDAGPRTAYDGDFIFAGAGSKVGPVQGKVFAYLLDYDESFFVANSSQTYGLFLSTSIPVTADAKFNLRASYARQSDYGKNPFNYSADYWSLDAGATLKEFSFNGGWEKLGSDNGRAVQTPMATLHKFNGWADVFLTTPPGGLQDSYVTLSYKSEKIPAIKPLVATLSYHRFDSDAGNSKYGTEWDTSLGFNVGRVALLAKWADYNANNYGVDTRKLWLQAEWALK, from the coding sequence ATGGCTCTCGATCTGACAAAAGCTGTTCTTGGCGCACTTCTTTTGAGTTGGAGTGGCGTTGGAGCCGCCCAGGCCGCGAACAGTGAAAAGCTCAAAATCAAGCCTCTGCTTGAATCGCGCTTACGTTTCGAGAACGTCGACCAGCCTTCGGCAGACGCCGATGCGCTTACGCTTCGAATTCGTGCCGGCGCCGAGGCAATGATCGGCAACCTGTCATTTCTTGCGGAAGCTGAGGGCACCGCGGCGCTCGTGAACAACTATAACGCCTTCCCGTTCGCGCTCCCGGGCGAACGGCAATGGAGACCGGAGCATTCGGTCGTTGCCGATCCGCAAAACATCGAACTGAACCGCCTGCAGCTTCAGTATAAAGCCGGCAAGGGCACGGTGACACTCGGACGCCAGCGCATCAATCTGGACGATCAACGCTGGGTAGGATCCGTTGGCTGGCGTCAGAACGAGCAGACTTTCGATGCATTACGAGGCGAGCTGAAATCTGGTCCGTCCAGTCTAGACCTCACTTATGCGATCAAGCAGCGCACGATCTTTGGTTCCGACGCTGGCCCACGAACGGCGTATGATGGAGATTTCATATTTGCCGGCGCCGGTTCAAAGGTCGGACCCGTGCAAGGAAAGGTGTTCGCTTACCTCCTGGATTATGATGAATCGTTCTTTGTTGCGAACAGCAGCCAAACCTATGGCCTCTTCCTCAGTACCTCGATCCCGGTCACGGCTGACGCGAAATTCAACCTTCGTGCAAGCTACGCGCGCCAGTCTGACTATGGGAAAAACCCGTTCAACTATTCAGCCGATTACTGGTCGCTAGACGCTGGTGCCACGCTGAAAGAATTCTCTTTCAATGGCGGTTGGGAAAAGCTCGGGAGTGATAACGGCCGGGCTGTGCAGACCCCGATGGCAACGCTGCACAAGTTCAACGGTTGGGCCGACGTGTTCCTGACCACGCCCCCAGGTGGTTTACAGGACAGCTACGTCACCCTTTCGTACAAATCCGAGAAGATTCCCGCGATCAAGCCGCTAGTCGCAACGCTTAGCTACCATCGTTTCGATAGTGACGCAGGCAACAGCAAATACGGGACTGAGTGGGACACCTCGCTCGGATTCAATGTCGGGCGGGTCGCGCTGCTCGCCAAGTGGGCCGACTACAATGCCAACAACTACGGCGTCGATACGCGCAAGCTCTGGCTCCAGGCGGAGTGGGCTCTCAAGTAG
- a CDS encoding sulfite exporter TauE/SafE family protein, whose amino-acid sequence MDATTAALIALLMFFAAALYSTVGHGGASAYLAIMALFGVAPETMRPTALALNLVVAAFASWRYWRAGKTDTRLLLLFAATAVPAAFIGGGIKVPDEIYRPMVGAILWIAAIRLFWQPRQLAHREVSPVSAGVALPLGAVLGLLAGLTGTGEAFSLVL is encoded by the coding sequence ATGGACGCAACGACTGCCGCATTGATCGCATTGCTGATGTTTTTCGCAGCGGCGCTCTATTCGACCGTTGGCCACGGAGGCGCATCGGCATATCTCGCTATCATGGCGCTATTCGGCGTTGCGCCGGAAACGATGCGGCCAACCGCGCTCGCTCTCAACCTCGTGGTCGCGGCGTTCGCAAGTTGGCGTTATTGGCGAGCGGGAAAGACCGATACCAGGCTTCTACTGCTGTTTGCGGCCACTGCTGTACCGGCTGCTTTCATCGGCGGCGGCATCAAGGTCCCAGACGAGATCTACCGGCCCATGGTCGGCGCGATTCTATGGATCGCGGCTATCCGCCTTTTCTGGCAGCCGCGCCAACTGGCGCACCGCGAAGTCAGTCCCGTCAGTGCGGGCGTGGCGCTTCCATTGGGAGCGGTTCTGGGTCTGCTTGCGGGCCTCACGGGGACCGGGGAGGCATTTTCCTTAGTCCTTTAA
- a CDS encoding MoaD/ThiS family protein: MKVRFYGKLGEVLGEQLEFKPPPGTQTISDLRATLAELYPEASADLGGRTMACVEDAIVNDETRITDADVVEFLPPLSGG, translated from the coding sequence TTGAAAGTCAGATTCTACGGCAAGCTTGGTGAAGTGCTGGGCGAACAACTCGAGTTCAAACCGCCCCCCGGTACGCAGACCATCTCGGACCTGCGCGCCACTTTGGCCGAATTGTATCCCGAAGCGTCAGCCGATCTTGGCGGACGGACAATGGCTTGCGTGGAAGACGCGATCGTGAACGACGAGACCAGAATCACCGATGCGGACGTCGTCGAATTCCTCCCCCCTCTTTCAGGCGGCTGA
- the hemN gene encoding oxygen-independent coproporphyrinogen III oxidase: MIHINVWATIGVQAAPMWKFLPELLATPVPRYTSYPTAAEFHEGIGESEQCAGLKGVGAEEEISLYLHIPYCREICWYCGCNTGAANKSQRLANYLERLTQEIDLVAAGLDGRGRAVRVSFGGGSPNAIAPEQFLALMDHLKSAFALPSSTEISVEIDPRGFDEAFAEALAGAGVTRASLGVQTFSPEIQAAIGRIQPRHAIERSVSLLRSAGITSLNFDLMYGLPRQDEAALVESIEESHDFGADRLAVFGYAHVPHMVPRQRRIDTESLPDAPLRFRQANTAYDWLVSRGWKAVGFDHFARSHDPLSLAAREGRVRRNFQGFTDDRCDTLIGLGASAISRFPGALVQNERNSGRYSMKVGLGRLAGAKGVATPPSERLRGRLIEELLCQGSTDIGKMPERLTVRYRLRDFEASRLIRWTDWRLELLEGAIPYARSVAAALDPWRKQSTKQFSTAV; the protein is encoded by the coding sequence TTGATCCATATCAACGTGTGGGCGACCATTGGTGTGCAAGCGGCCCCTATGTGGAAATTTCTTCCAGAACTGCTGGCTACACCAGTCCCTCGCTATACCAGCTATCCAACCGCGGCCGAGTTCCATGAAGGCATAGGCGAATCTGAGCAGTGCGCCGGCCTGAAAGGCGTAGGCGCGGAAGAGGAGATATCCTTGTATCTCCATATCCCATATTGCCGCGAGATCTGCTGGTACTGCGGCTGCAACACGGGCGCGGCCAATAAAAGCCAGCGGCTGGCAAACTACCTGGAACGGCTCACGCAGGAAATTGACCTTGTGGCGGCCGGCCTGGATGGCCGCGGCCGCGCCGTCCGCGTTTCTTTTGGTGGCGGCAGCCCCAACGCGATCGCGCCAGAGCAATTCCTGGCTCTGATGGATCATCTCAAGTCGGCCTTTGCACTTCCAAGTTCGACAGAGATTTCGGTTGAAATCGATCCACGTGGTTTCGATGAAGCATTTGCCGAGGCCCTGGCCGGGGCGGGGGTTACCAGGGCAAGCTTGGGCGTTCAGACTTTCAGTCCCGAGATCCAGGCCGCGATCGGCCGAATTCAGCCCCGGCACGCGATCGAGCGATCCGTTTCGCTATTGCGCAGTGCCGGGATCACCTCGCTGAATTTCGATCTAATGTACGGCTTGCCTCGCCAGGACGAGGCAGCATTGGTGGAGAGCATAGAAGAAAGTCACGATTTCGGCGCGGATCGCCTGGCGGTCTTTGGGTATGCTCATGTGCCCCATATGGTACCGCGCCAGCGTCGAATCGACACGGAATCGCTGCCTGATGCGCCGCTACGTTTTCGCCAGGCGAACACCGCCTATGACTGGCTGGTATCGCGGGGTTGGAAGGCGGTCGGGTTCGACCATTTCGCACGTAGTCATGATCCATTGAGCTTGGCGGCCCGAGAGGGAAGAGTTCGGCGGAATTTCCAAGGCTTCACTGATGACCGCTGCGATACGCTGATCGGACTAGGTGCTTCGGCGATCAGCCGATTTCCGGGGGCATTGGTCCAGAACGAGCGAAATAGTGGCCGCTATTCGATGAAGGTGGGGCTTGGGCGACTGGCCGGTGCAAAAGGCGTGGCAACTCCTCCCAGCGAGCGCTTGCGCGGGCGTCTCATCGAGGAGTTATTGTGCCAGGGATCGACCGACATTGGCAAAATGCCCGAACGGCTGACAGTGCGTTATCGGCTGCGCGACTTCGAGGCTTCGCGGCTCATCCGTTGGACGGACTGGCGTCTCGAGTTGCTGGAAGGTGCAATACCCTATGCACGAAGCGTGGCCGCTGCTCTCGATCCTTGGCGTAAGCAATCGACGAAACAGTTCTCCACCGCCGTGTAA
- a CDS encoding helix-turn-helix domain-containing protein produces the protein MLAHGSLKIYSLLADGRRQITGFMFPGDFLGVSINDEYAFSAEALASSELWWFTRDAFDRFVESHPNVERELYRLAAHELAAAQAQMVLLGRKTAAERVASFFLTLLERRELVEGERLSEFDLPMGRLDVADYLGLTKETVSRMLAHLRDRNLIRLVRQDRIEVLDRDALRDMAQGFGE, from the coding sequence ATGCTCGCCCACGGGTCCTTGAAAATCTATTCACTTCTTGCAGACGGTCGGCGTCAGATCACGGGGTTCATGTTCCCCGGCGATTTTCTCGGCGTTTCCATCAACGATGAATATGCCTTCTCGGCCGAGGCCCTCGCTAGCAGCGAGCTTTGGTGGTTCACCCGGGATGCTTTTGACCGGTTCGTCGAAAGCCACCCAAACGTGGAACGAGAGCTCTATCGCCTCGCCGCCCATGAGCTCGCCGCTGCCCAGGCGCAGATGGTGCTCTTGGGGCGCAAGACTGCTGCGGAACGCGTGGCGAGCTTTTTCCTGACTCTGCTTGAGCGCCGCGAGCTGGTCGAAGGCGAGAGACTGAGTGAATTCGACTTACCAATGGGCCGTCTCGACGTCGCCGACTATCTCGGACTGACCAAGGAAACTGTAAGCCGGATGCTTGCGCATCTTCGCGACAGAAACCTTATCCGGCTAGTCCGGCAGGACCGGATCGAGGTGTTGGACCGTGATGCGCTGAGAGACATGGCCCAGGGATTTGGCGAATAG
- a CDS encoding arylesterase, with translation MAKTWTSYGGLLLLVQALVSCSRDEPPPPAPQNAVAPPPIASPAKEAGPLIVAFGDSLFAGYGLAQNEGLAPALDRALAKAGVEAEVVNAGVSGDTSAAGLQRLAFTLDGQPRKPDLVIVGLGGNDMLRGISPEQTRQNLDAILAELKRRNIPAMLSGIIAAPNMGPDYANAFNVIYRDLAEKYDVSLYPFTLEGVVGNKDLMLGDDIHPNARGVEIVAGRMAPVVKSALDSAGA, from the coding sequence TTGGCGAAGACGTGGACTTCATATGGTGGACTGCTGCTGCTTGTCCAAGCGCTTGTGTCATGTTCTCGTGATGAGCCGCCGCCGCCGGCACCGCAAAATGCCGTTGCACCGCCGCCTATCGCATCGCCAGCCAAGGAAGCGGGGCCGCTGATCGTGGCGTTCGGCGACAGCCTCTTTGCGGGATATGGGCTAGCTCAGAATGAGGGTCTCGCCCCGGCGCTGGACCGCGCGCTCGCCAAAGCAGGTGTCGAGGCCGAGGTGGTCAATGCCGGTGTCTCCGGCGACACCAGTGCGGCAGGGCTGCAACGCCTCGCCTTCACGCTCGACGGTCAGCCCCGCAAACCCGACCTGGTGATCGTAGGCCTTGGCGGAAACGACATGTTGCGCGGCATATCCCCCGAGCAGACGCGCCAGAACCTCGATGCGATCCTGGCCGAGCTTAAGCGGCGGAATATCCCGGCAATGCTTAGCGGAATAATCGCCGCGCCCAACATGGGTCCGGATTACGCAAATGCCTTCAACGTCATCTACCGCGATCTCGCGGAAAAATATGACGTCTCGCTTTATCCCTTCACGCTGGAGGGCGTGGTCGGAAACAAAGACCTGATGCTCGGCGATGACATCCATCCCAATGCGCGCGGCGTCGAGATCGTCGCGGGGCGAATGGCTCCTGTCGTCAAAAGCGCATTGGATAGTGCTGGGGCCTAG